In the Malaclemys terrapin pileata isolate rMalTer1 chromosome 12, rMalTer1.hap1, whole genome shotgun sequence genome, one interval contains:
- the LOC128846811 gene encoding olfactory receptor 10A7-like isoform X2, whose amino-acid sequence MISGNLTTVTEFILLGLSNHHNLQVPLFSIYLSIYTITLMGNILIILITMDPALHTPMYFFLRVLSFLEICYTSVTVPKMLMNFLSDNRSISYMGCAAQMYFLLFLGISECFLLAAMAYDRYVAICNPLRYRLIMNRRVCLSLTILSWFWGNVVSLVQTAWVFTLPFCGSNQINYFFCDIPPLIKLSCIDIPLYEMQLFTAAILVIFTPFSLIVVSYTFIISTILKMASAEGRHKAFSTCSSHLIVVTLYYGSCGLIYLRPKSIHLLDTNKMLALIYTTITPTLNPFIYSLRNKEVKEALRRLLGDRTKRRIFSHRM is encoded by the exons ATGATATCTGG GAACCTCACCACAGTGACTGAATTCATTCTACTAGGATTGTCCAACCACCATAACCTGCAGgtgcctctgttctccatctATCTGTCCATTTATACCATTACACTGATGGGGAACATCCTCATCATCCTCATCACCATGGACCCcgcccttcacacccccatgtatttctttCTCCGGGTCTTATCCTTCCTGGAGATCTGCTATACCTCAGTCACTGTCCCCAAGATGCTGATGAACTTCCTTTCAGACAACAGGAGCATTTCCTACATGGGCTGTGCTGCCCAAATGTACTTCCTGCTCTTTCTTGGAATCTCTGAGTGCTTCCTTCTGGCTGCCATGGCATATGACCGCTATGTGGCTATATGCAACCCATTGAGATACAGGCTCATCATGAACAGGAGGGTCTGCCTTTCCTTGACAATTCTCTCTTGGTTCTGGGGTAATGTGGTGTCCCTAGTACAGACAGCCTGGGTTTTCACCTTGCCATTTTGTGGGTCCAATCAGATTAACTATTTCTTCTGTGATATTCCCCCATTGATTAAGCTTTCTTGTATTGACATCCCTTTGTATGAAATGCAGTTGTTTACAGCAGCTATACTAGTCATCTTCACTCCATTTTCTCTCATTGTTGTGTCCTACACCTTTATTATCTCCACCATCTTAAAGATGGCATCAGCTGAAGGCAGAcacaaagccttctccacctgctcctcacaCCTCATTGTGGTGACATTGTATTACGGGAGCTGTGGCCTGATCTATTTAAGACCCAAGTCCATTCATTTACTAGACACCAACAAAATGCTGGCTCTGATATACACAACCATCACCCCAACCTTGAATCCCTttatctacagcctgaggaacaaggaggtgaAAGAGGCTCTGAGGAGATTGCTGGGGGACAGGACGAAGAGAAGAATATTTTCTCACAGAATGTAA
- the LOC128846099 gene encoding olfactory receptor 10A7-like codes for MKYAKESRMGNLTTVTEFILLGLSNHHELQVPLFSIYLLIYLITLMGNILIILITIDTALQTPMYFFLRVLSFLEICYTSVTIPKMLVNFLSDNRSISYVGCAAQMYFLLFLGISECFLLAAMAYDRYVAICNPLRYRLIMNRRVCLSLVVLSWFSGNVVSLVQTTWVFNLPFCGSNQINYFFCDIPPLLKLSCTDTSSYEMQLFTATILVNFTPFSLILVSYIVIISTILKMASADGRHKAFSTCSSHLIVVILYYGSSGLIYLRPKSTNSLDSNNVLALMYTTITPTLNPIVYSLRNNEVKGAVWRLLWDGLKGKNIFSKKIIGIQVLF; via the coding sequence ATGAAATATGCAAAGGAATCAAGAATGGGGAACCTCACCACAGTGACTGAATTCATTCTACTGGGATTGTCCAACCACCATGAGCTGCAGgtgcctctgttctccatctATCTGTTAATTTACTTGATTACCCTGATGGGGAACATCCTCATCATCCTCATCACCATAGACACAGCCCTTCAAACCCCTATGTATTTCTTTCTCAGAGTCTTATCCTTCCTGGAGATCTGCTACACCTCGGTCACCATCCCTAAGATGCTGGTGAACTTCCTCTCAGACAACAGGAGCATTTCCTATGTGGGTTGTGCTGCACAAATGTACTTCCTGCTCTTCCTTGGAATCTCTGAGTGCTTCCTTCTGGCTGCAATGGCGTATGACCGCTATGTGGCCATATGCAACCCATTGAGGTACAGACTCATCATGAACAGGAGGGTCTGCCTTTCATTAGTAGTTCTCTCTTGGTTCAGTGGTAACGTGGTATCCCTAGTACAGACAACCTGGGTTTTCAACTTGCCATTTTGTGGGTCCAATCAGATTAACTATTTCTTCTGTGACATTCCCCCATTGCTTAAGCTTTCTTGCACTGACACCTCTTCATATGAAATGCAGTTGTTTACAGCTACTATACTGGTCAACTTCACTCCATTTTCTCTCATCCTTGTGTCCTACATTGTTATTATCTCCACCATTTTAAAGATGGCTTCGGCTGATGGCAGACACAAAgctttctccacctgctcctcacaCCTCATTGTGGTGATATTGTATTATGGGAGCAGTGGCCTGATCTATTTAAGACCCAAGTCCACTAACTCACTGGACAGCAACAACGTGCTGGCTCTGATGTATACAACCATCACCCCCACCTTGAACCCTATagtctacagcctgaggaacaatgAGGTGAAAGGTGCTGTGTGGAGATTGTTGTGGGATGGgctgaaaggaaaaaatattttctcaaagaaaataATTGGGATACAGGTCTTGTTCTGA
- the LOC128846811 gene encoding olfactory receptor 10A7-like isoform X1 codes for MLIESRRRNLTTVTEFILLGLSNHHNLQVPLFSIYLSIYTITLMGNILIILITMDPALHTPMYFFLRVLSFLEICYTSVTVPKMLMNFLSDNRSISYMGCAAQMYFLLFLGISECFLLAAMAYDRYVAICNPLRYRLIMNRRVCLSLTILSWFWGNVVSLVQTAWVFTLPFCGSNQINYFFCDIPPLIKLSCIDIPLYEMQLFTAAILVIFTPFSLIVVSYTFIISTILKMASAEGRHKAFSTCSSHLIVVTLYYGSCGLIYLRPKSIHLLDTNKMLALIYTTITPTLNPFIYSLRNKEVKEALRRLLGDRTKRRIFSHRM; via the exons ATGCTAATCG AATCAAGACGGAGGAACCTCACCACAGTGACTGAATTCATTCTACTAGGATTGTCCAACCACCATAACCTGCAGgtgcctctgttctccatctATCTGTCCATTTATACCATTACACTGATGGGGAACATCCTCATCATCCTCATCACCATGGACCCcgcccttcacacccccatgtatttctttCTCCGGGTCTTATCCTTCCTGGAGATCTGCTATACCTCAGTCACTGTCCCCAAGATGCTGATGAACTTCCTTTCAGACAACAGGAGCATTTCCTACATGGGCTGTGCTGCCCAAATGTACTTCCTGCTCTTTCTTGGAATCTCTGAGTGCTTCCTTCTGGCTGCCATGGCATATGACCGCTATGTGGCTATATGCAACCCATTGAGATACAGGCTCATCATGAACAGGAGGGTCTGCCTTTCCTTGACAATTCTCTCTTGGTTCTGGGGTAATGTGGTGTCCCTAGTACAGACAGCCTGGGTTTTCACCTTGCCATTTTGTGGGTCCAATCAGATTAACTATTTCTTCTGTGATATTCCCCCATTGATTAAGCTTTCTTGTATTGACATCCCTTTGTATGAAATGCAGTTGTTTACAGCAGCTATACTAGTCATCTTCACTCCATTTTCTCTCATTGTTGTGTCCTACACCTTTATTATCTCCACCATCTTAAAGATGGCATCAGCTGAAGGCAGAcacaaagccttctccacctgctcctcacaCCTCATTGTGGTGACATTGTATTACGGGAGCTGTGGCCTGATCTATTTAAGACCCAAGTCCATTCATTTACTAGACACCAACAAAATGCTGGCTCTGATATACACAACCATCACCCCAACCTTGAATCCCTttatctacagcctgaggaacaaggaggtgaAAGAGGCTCTGAGGAGATTGCTGGGGGACAGGACGAAGAGAAGAATATTTTCTCACAGAATGTAA
- the LOC128846811 gene encoding olfactory receptor 10A7-like isoform X3: MNYAEESRRRNLTTVTEFILLGLSNHHNLQVPLFSIYLSIYTITLMGNILIILITMDPALHTPMYFFLRVLSFLEICYTSVTVPKMLMNFLSDNRSISYMGCAAQMYFLLFLGISECFLLAAMAYDRYVAICNPLRYRLIMNRRVCLSLTILSWFWGNVVSLVQTAWVFTLPFCGSNQINYFFCDIPPLIKLSCIDIPLYEMQLFTAAILVIFTPFSLIVVSYTFIISTILKMASAEGRHKAFSTCSSHLIVVTLYYGSCGLIYLRPKSIHLLDTNKMLALIYTTITPTLNPFIYSLRNKEVKEALRRLLVKS, encoded by the exons ATGAATTATGCAGAAGAATCAAGACGGAGGAACCTCACCACAGTGACTGAATTCATTCTACTAGGATTGTCCAACCACCATAACCTGCAGgtgcctctgttctccatctATCTGTCCATTTATACCATTACACTGATGGGGAACATCCTCATCATCCTCATCACCATGGACCCcgcccttcacacccccatgtatttctttCTCCGGGTCTTATCCTTCCTGGAGATCTGCTATACCTCAGTCACTGTCCCCAAGATGCTGATGAACTTCCTTTCAGACAACAGGAGCATTTCCTACATGGGCTGTGCTGCCCAAATGTACTTCCTGCTCTTTCTTGGAATCTCTGAGTGCTTCCTTCTGGCTGCCATGGCATATGACCGCTATGTGGCTATATGCAACCCATTGAGATACAGGCTCATCATGAACAGGAGGGTCTGCCTTTCCTTGACAATTCTCTCTTGGTTCTGGGGTAATGTGGTGTCCCTAGTACAGACAGCCTGGGTTTTCACCTTGCCATTTTGTGGGTCCAATCAGATTAACTATTTCTTCTGTGATATTCCCCCATTGATTAAGCTTTCTTGTATTGACATCCCTTTGTATGAAATGCAGTTGTTTACAGCAGCTATACTAGTCATCTTCACTCCATTTTCTCTCATTGTTGTGTCCTACACCTTTATTATCTCCACCATCTTAAAGATGGCATCAGCTGAAGGCAGAcacaaagccttctccacctgctcctcacaCCTCATTGTGGTGACATTGTATTACGGGAGCTGTGGCCTGATCTATTTAAGACCCAAGTCCATTCATTTACTAGACACCAACAAAATGCTGGCTCTGATATACACAACCATCACCCCAACCTTGAATCCCTttatctacagcctgaggaacaaggaggtgaAAGAGGCTCTGAGGAGATT GTTGGTAAAATCTTGA